One Manihot esculenta cultivar AM560-2 chromosome 18, M.esculenta_v8, whole genome shotgun sequence genomic window carries:
- the LOC122722525 gene encoding flocculation protein FLO11-like isoform X1 — protein sequence MARAASSRAANSHAAGTSIGSRRSSRHRQTTTKIPSDAATRPRTQTIPASSPVTAPSARSSLPVTAPSARSSSPVTAPSARSFSPVAASPMPTPPPSTSSPDATMRPHSQMKGKVPIYDLMSDDEEEWEVKPEILRQLQERKMQPRTIKLIVEASEGSSEDTTSSASEEIQADSPPKKKQKKRMPRIAGGKARYLPAEQDLHGNFSFVGDDENLCFVLQVLSFHHDRVYFGQRTNHLQPQPPQQHL from the exons ATGGCCCGCGCCGCTTCTTCCCGTGCCGCCAACAGCCACGCCGCCGGCACTTCGATCGGTAGCCGCCGCTCATCGCGCCACCGCCAGACCACGACGAAGATCCCCTCGGACGCGGCGACCAGGCCTCGCACGCAGACCATACCAGCCTCCTCGCCGGTCACAGCCCCTTCCGCGCGTTCCTCCTTGCCGGTCACAGCCCCTTCCGCGCGTTCCTCCTCGCCGGTCACAGCCCCTTCTGCGCGTTCCTTCTCGCCGGTCGCAGCCTCTCCAATGCCGACACCGCCGCCGTCCACTTCCTCGCCAGATGCAACCATGCGCCCGCATTCACAGATGAAAGGTAAGGTTCCTATTTATGACTTAATGAGTGATGATGAGGAAGAATGGGAGGTAAAACCTGAAATCCTGAGGCAACTCCAAGAACGAAAAATGCAACCCAGAACCATAAAATTAATCGTGGAAGCTTCGGAGGGCAGCAGCGAGGACACAACCTCGAGTGCCAGTGAAGAAATCCAGGCTGATTCTCCTCCAAAGAAAAAGCAGAAAAAAAGGATGCCCAGAATAGCTGGTGGAAAGGCCAGATATCTACCTGCAGAGCAAGACCTTCATGGCAATTTTAGCTTTGTCGGCGATGATGAG AATTTGTGTTTTGTCCTCCAGGTCCTATCATTCCACCACGATCGCGTTTATTTCGGACAAAGGACCAATCACCTTCAGCCTCAGCCTCCCCAGCAGCATCTCTAG
- the LOC122722525 gene encoding flocculation protein FLO11-like isoform X2, which translates to MARAASSRAANSHAAGTSIGSRRSSRHRQTTTKIPSDAATRPRTQTIPASSPVTAPSARSSLPVTAPSARSSSPVTAPSARSFSPVAASPMPTPPPSTSSPDATMRPHSQMKGKVPIYDLMSDDEEEWEVKPEILRQLQERKMQPRTIKLIVEASEGSSEDTTSSASEEIQADSPPKKKQKKRMPRIAGGKARYLPAEQDLHGNFSFVGDDEVLSFHHDRVYFGQRTNHLQPQPPQQHL; encoded by the exons ATGGCCCGCGCCGCTTCTTCCCGTGCCGCCAACAGCCACGCCGCCGGCACTTCGATCGGTAGCCGCCGCTCATCGCGCCACCGCCAGACCACGACGAAGATCCCCTCGGACGCGGCGACCAGGCCTCGCACGCAGACCATACCAGCCTCCTCGCCGGTCACAGCCCCTTCCGCGCGTTCCTCCTTGCCGGTCACAGCCCCTTCCGCGCGTTCCTCCTCGCCGGTCACAGCCCCTTCTGCGCGTTCCTTCTCGCCGGTCGCAGCCTCTCCAATGCCGACACCGCCGCCGTCCACTTCCTCGCCAGATGCAACCATGCGCCCGCATTCACAGATGAAAGGTAAGGTTCCTATTTATGACTTAATGAGTGATGATGAGGAAGAATGGGAGGTAAAACCTGAAATCCTGAGGCAACTCCAAGAACGAAAAATGCAACCCAGAACCATAAAATTAATCGTGGAAGCTTCGGAGGGCAGCAGCGAGGACACAACCTCGAGTGCCAGTGAAGAAATCCAGGCTGATTCTCCTCCAAAGAAAAAGCAGAAAAAAAGGATGCCCAGAATAGCTGGTGGAAAGGCCAGATATCTACCTGCAGAGCAAGACCTTCATGGCAATTTTAGCTTTGTCGGCGATGATGAG GTCCTATCATTCCACCACGATCGCGTTTATTTCGGACAAAGGACCAATCACCTTCAGCCTCAGCCTCCCCAGCAGCATCTCTAG
- the LOC122722465 gene encoding acidic endochitinase WIN6.2C-like, protein MRVFAFIVSSLLFTSLWLPTLAEQCGTQGGGAVCPGGLCCSQWGWCGSTIDYCCVGCQSQCNAAICNGGRKAGNLRGGGGDMDEISSEKAFDKMLRQKPFA, encoded by the coding sequence ATGAGGGTTTTCGCCTTTATAGTTTCTTCTCTTTTGTTTACTTCCCTTTGGCTGCCTACTTTAGCTGAACAATGTGGAACTCAAGGTGGGGGTGCTGTGTGTCCTGGAGGCCTATGTTGTAGTCAATGGGGCTGGTGTGGTAGCACAATTGATTACTGTTGTGTTGGCTGCCAAAGCCAATGTAATGCTGCAATATGTAACGGTGGACGTAAAGCCGGCAATCTCCGAGGAGGTGGTGGAGATATGGATGAGATATCTTCAGAAAAAGCATTTGATAAGATGCTTAGACAAAAGCCATTTGCATAA